From Peromyscus eremicus chromosome 3, PerEre_H2_v1, whole genome shotgun sequence, one genomic window encodes:
- the Klrk1 gene encoding NKG2-D type II integral membrane protein produces the protein MELCQLEIFSPEMNKCHNYKLRPTKRGASQGWLKQRSVLPTRQPRESAIIRRNSPIEEFKISPLFVRRVIAVAMAIRFVIITLIWFAIFITCKEMGQPVLCNNEVPISSREGYCGQCPNNWIYYRNNCYHFFNERKNWNQSQASCLSQNSSLLKIYSQEDQDFFKLVKSYHWMGLVQTEATGSWEWEDGSTLSSDQLTLVEMQSGSCAVYGSSFKAYTENCSAQNTYICMKKAV, from the exons ATGGAGTTGTGTCAGCTTGAAATATTTTCTCCAGAGATGAACAAATGTCATAACTACAAACTCAGACCAACAAAGAGGGGTGCTTCTCAAGGGTGGCTGAAACAAAGATCCGTACTACCTACCAGGCAACCCAGAGAGAGTG CTATCATAAGAAGAAACTCCCCTATAGAAGAATTCAAAA TATCTCCATTGTTCGTTCGCCGAGTCATTGCTGTAGCCATGGCAATACGCTTCGTCATTATCACACTGATATGGTTTGCCATTTTCATAACCTGTAA agagatgggtcagccag TGTTATGCAACAATGAGGTTCCAATTTCTTCAAGAG AAGGTTACTGTGGCCAATGCCCTAACAACTGGATATATTATAGAAACAACTGTTAccatttttttaatgagagaaaaaACTGGAACCAGAGTCAAGCTTCCTGTTTGTCTCAAAATTCCAGCCTTCTGAAGATATACAGTCAAGAGGACCAG GATTTCTTTAAGCTGGTGAAGTCATATCACTGGATGGGACTAGTCCAGACTGAAGCAACTGGCTCTTGGGAGTGGGAAGATGGCTCCACTCTCTCATCCGACCA GTTAACACTGGTGGAAATGCAGAGCGGATCCTGTGCTGTCTATGGCTCAAGCTTTAAGGCCTACACAGAAAACTGTTCAGCTCAAAACACATACATCTGCATGAAGAAGGCAGTGTAA